GCGTGCTCCATGGTCATCGAGCTGGCGCCCGAGATCTCGCCGGCGACGGCGAAGCCCTGGATCAGCCGCAGGATGACGAGCAGGATCGGGGCGAGGATGCCGACCTGGCTGTAGGTGGGCAGGAGGCCGACCGCGATGGTCGAGAAGCCCATCAGGAACATGCACAGGACGAGCACCTGCTTGCGCCCGTGGGTGTCGCCCCAGTGGCCGAGCACGAAGGCGCCGATCGGCCGGCTGACGTAGCCGACGCCGTAGGTGGCGAGCGAGGCCACGATCGCCACCGTCGGGTTGTTCGACGGGAAGAACAGCTGCGGGAAGATCAGCGAGGCCGCCGTCGCGTAGATGAAGAAGTCGTAGTATTCCAGCGCCGAGCCGATCCAGGCGCTCGCGGCGGCCTTCTTCGATTGCTGACGGTCGTGGGTATGTCCTGCCGGTACGGCGCTCATCGGGGGTTCCTCCTTGGGTGGATTGGGTCGGTGCCGCCTTCGGAAGCCGGGCGGCCTTGGGTCGCGGTCGAGGTCAGCTTGGTTTTTCTTCGAGGGTATGGGGTCGAATGGCGTAAAGTAAATCTCAATCAAAGCCTGTTGCGCGCAATTCCATATCCGGCGCGCGAACGCAAGGGCAAGGCCGAGCTCGGGGGCGGCCGGGCGGCGCCGGGTTCAGGCGGCGAGCGGCGCCACCGCGCGGTCGAAGGCCCGTTCCATCGCGGCGGCCGGCGCCTCGCGGCCGGTGAACAGCGCGAAGGCGTCGAGGGCCTGGTGGATGGCGAGCTCCCGGCCCGTCATGGTGCGGGCGCCGATCCGCGCCGCCCCCGCGAGCAGGGGCGTCCAGAGCGGGGAATAGACCGCGTCGGCCACCCACATCCCGGGGCGCAGCAGGGCCGGCGGCACCGGCGTGCCGCGATCCGGCAGCATGCCGACCGGGGTGCCGTTGACGATCCCCTTCGCGCCGTCCACCGCCTCCTCGACGGTCCGGCACACCCGCACCTCCGCGTGGCCGGCGAGGGAGGCCGCCACCGCCTCGGCCTTGGCCGGGTCGGCATCGACCATCCGGATCTCGAGCCCGGGAAAGCGGGCGAGCGCCACCGCCACCGCCTTGCCGACGCCGCCGGCGCCGATCAGCGCCACGGGACCCTCGGGCGCCGGCCCGAAGGCCTGCACCAGGGCGCGGGCGAAGCCCGTCGTGTCGGTGTTGTGGCCGATGAGCCGCCCGTCGCGGACCACGACCGTGTTGACGGCGCCGACCGCCCGCGCCCCCGGGGACAGCTCGTCGAGGAGCGGCAGCACCGCTTCCTTGTACGGGAAGGTCACGTTGACGCCCGAGAAGCCGATCGGGCGCAGGGCCGACAGCAGGGCGCGCAGCTGCGCGGCATCGGCCCCGGGCACGTCGATGAGCTGGTAATGGGCCTTGAGCCCTACCGCCTCGGCGGCGGCCTCGTGCATCGCCGGGGATGCCGAATGGGCGATCGGCGATCCGATCAGCCCGAGCAGGATGGGTCTGGCCTGTCCGTGAGCCATGTGGCGGCCCTTCAGTTTCGCGCCCGCCCGTGGCGAGCTCTCCCTGGACCGCACCTTACCGCCGTTGCGCCCTCATCCTGAGTACCAAGTTGCGCGAGGATCGTAACATCATGTTACGGATCGGCGGCGACCTGCCCCGGCCGCGCCATCTCCTCGCGCAGGAGGCGCACGAAGCTCGCGGCGAACATGCTGAGCGCGGTGCCGGCCTTCATGGCGATCCAGGTCTCGAAGACCGGCGCCTCCTCGATCGGCAGCACCCGGATGCCCGGAAAGGCGTCGTACGCGATGGTGAACTGGTCGATCACCGCGATGCCGAGGCCCGCCCGCACCAGCGAGCACACCGTCGAGCCGAACCGCGCCCGGATCGTGATGCCGTAGGACAGGCCGCGCGCGCGGAAGATGTCGGACATGATCCGGCCGTAGGGGTCGTTCGGGTCGATGCCGATCAGGGGGTGGCGCACGATCTCGGCCGCCGAGATCGAGGAGCGGCCCGCGAGGGGGTGGTCGAGCGGCACGATGCAGAACAGGCCGCCGCGGGCCAGCGGCTCGAAGGTGAGCGCCGGGTGGTCGAGGCGGTAGCTCATCGCCACCACCTCGCCCTTGCCGAGCAGCAGGTAGTCGATCGCCTCCTCGAGCTTGAGGATGTTGATGTCGATGACGAGGTGGGGATAGGCCGCGCGCACCCGCTCGATCGCGCGGGGCACCATCACGTGGGAGATCGACGGCACCGAGCCGATCAGCAGGTCCTGGCCCGCTCCCCCTTGCGTCCGCTCCAGCACGAAGCGCAGGTCCTCGACCTTGTCGAAGACCGCGTTGATCTGCTCGAAGACGTGGCGCGCCTGCTCGGAGGGCACGAGGCGCCCGGCCCGCCGGTCGAAGAGGCGGATGCCGAGCGAGGTCTCGGTGTACTTCATCAGCCGGCTGATGCCCGGCGCCGAGACGTTGAGGAGGCGCGCCGCGCCGGCGATGGTGCCCGTCACCATCACGGCGCGGGCGACCTCGATCTGGCGCAGGGTCAACATCGGGCGGCCTCCGGGCGGCGGGACGGGACGGGCGGTCCTCCCCTCCTATCCCAGGCTTCGTCACGCCACGTCGAGGCCCAGGTCGACGATCGGGGCGCTGTGGGTGATCCAGCCGGCCGAGATCAGGTCGACGCCCGCGGCCGCGACGGCGCCGACCGTCTCGCGGGTGATCCGGCCCGAGGCCTCGCTCACCGCCCGCCCGTCGATCATCGCCACCGCCCGGCGCAGGGTCTCGGGGGTCATGTTGTCGAGGAGGACCGCGTCGGCGCCGACCGCCAGCGCCTCCTCGAGCTGCGCCAGGGTGTCGACCTCGACCTCGATCCGGACGAGGTGGCCGACGCCCGCGCGGGCGCGCCGCACCGCCGGGGCGACGCCGCCCGCCACCGCGACGTGGTTGTCCTTGATCAGCACCGCGTCGTCGAGGCCGAAGCGGTGGTTCGCCCCGCCCCCGGCCCGCACCGCGTGCTTCTCGAGCGCGCGCAGGCCCGGCGTGGTCTTGCGGGTGCAGACGATGCGCGCCCGGCCGTGCGGGCGGGCGGCCTCGACCAGGGAGGCGGTCGCGGTGGCGACGCCGGAGAGCCGGCAGAGCAGGTTGAGGGCGACGCGCTCGGCCGAGAGGATCGCCCGGGCCGGGCCGTCGAGGGCGATCACCGCCTCGCCCGGCGCGACCGTGCTGCCGTCCGGGCGCAGGACCGAGACCGTCACCGCGGGATCGAGGAGCCCGAAGGCGAGCGCCGCCGCGTCCGTGCCCGCCACCGTGCCGGCCTCACGGGAGACGATGGCGCCGGAGAAGCGCGCCGCGGCCGGGACGATGCTGTCGGTGGTGAGGTCGCCGGCGCGGCCGAGATCCTCCAGCAGGGCCGACCGCACGACCGGCTCGACGAGGAGGCGGGGCAGGGCGGGGAGGGAGGGCAGGAGAGTGGGCATGTCGGTCATCGGGCATCCTCGAGGGGGGAGGGCAGGGGATCGCCGGGGGCGTTCGCGGCGGCCAGGGCATCCGAGACGTCCAGGGCATCCGCGGTGGCGAAGGCATCCGCGGTGGCGAAGGCTTGGGCCAGCGTGATCTCGGTGTGGCGGGGCGGGTGCTGCTCCGGGTGGTCGGCCCGCCAATGGGCCCCGCGGCTCTCGCGCCGGCCGAGGGCGGCGGCGGCGATCACGAGGCCCGCCGTCGCCTCCGCCGAGCCGGCCCGCGCGAGGGCGGCGAGCCGCCGCGTCGCCCGGGCGAGGCCGGCCTCGTGGCGCACCAGCCCGACCTCGGCCTCCATCAGGGCGCGGATCTCCAGCCGCGCGTCCGGGGCGGAGCTTGACGCCGGGGTGGGATCCGCCTCCGGAGCACGGCCTCGCCCGGCCGCAGGAGCGGCACCCCGGATGTCGTCCGCGACGAGGCCGGCGAAGGCCATCGCCTCGAGGAGCGAGTTGCTGGCGAGCCGGTTGGCGCCGTGCAGCCCCGTGGAGGCGACCTCGCCGCAGGCCCACAAGCCCGGCAGCGACGCGCGGCCGCCCCCGTCCACCCGGATCCCGCCCATGTGGTAGTGGGCGGCCGGCCGCACCGGGATCGGGCTTGCGGCCGGGTCGAGCCCGGCGGCGCGGCAGAGGGCGGCGACGGTCGGGAAGCGGCGCGCGACGTCGAGGCGGCGCGCGTCGAGGAAGACCGCCTCGCCGCGCGCGGTGCGCCGTGCGATCGCCCGGGCGACCACGTCGCGGGGCGCGAGCTCCGCGCCGGCGATGCCGGCCATCACCCGGCCGCCCGACGCGTCGACCAGGGTCGCGCCCTCGCCGCGCAGGGCCTCGGTGGCGAGCGGCAGGGGACCGCCCCCGGGAACCGCGATCGCGGTCGGGTGGAACTGCACGAACTCGGGGTCGCGCAGGACCGCCCCCGCCCGCGCCGCCAGGACGAGGCCGGAGCCGACCGCGCCGGCGGGGTTCGTGGTCGAGCGGTAGAGCCCGCCGAGGCCCCCGGTCGCGAGCACCACGGCCCGCGCCGGCAGGTCGACGACGCCCCGATTCGTGCGGAGGACGAGCCCGGTCACCCGGCCCTCGCTCCCTCGCGCCAGGGCCGTCGCCCGTCCGACCACGACCGCGATCGACGGGCAGGCCGCCGCGGCCCGGGCGAGGGTCCGCAGCACCGCCGCGCCGGTGGCGTCGCCCCCGGCCTTGACGATGCGGCGGCGGCCATGGGCAGCCTCGAGGCCGAGCGCCGGGGCGCCGTCGGGCCCGCGGTCGAATTCGAGGCCGAGCCCGGACAGCCACGCCACCAGGCCGGGGCCGGCCTCGGCGACCCGCAGGGCGACGCCCTCGTCGCTCAGGCCCGCGCCGGCCGCGAGCGTGTCGGCGGCGTGGAGGGCCGGCGCGTCGTCGGGCCCGATCGCCGCCGCGATGCCCCCTTGCGCCCAGGCGGTCGCGGTCTCCTCGCCGAGCGGCGCGGCGGTGACGAGGGTGACGGGGAGCGGCGCGAGCCGCAGGGCCGTGGCGAGGCCGGCGACGCCGGACCCGACCACGACGATCCCGTCCGCGCTCACGGCCGCACCGCCAGCATGCGCTCGACGGCGCGGCGCGCCGGGGCGATCAGGGCGTCCGGCACCGTGACCTCGTGCGTCAGCCCCTCCAGGCTGCGCCGGATCTTCCTCAGGCTGATCCGCTTCATGTGCGGGCAGAGGTTGCACGGCTTGACGAACGCCACGTCCGGATTGCGGACCGCGAGGTTGTCGGCCATGGCGCATTCGGTGATCATCACCACCTGCGCCGGCCGGTGCGTCTCGACGTAATCCTGCATCGCCGCGGTCGAGCCGGAGAAATCGGCCTCCGCCACCACCGCGGGCGGGCATTCGGGGTGGGCCAGCACCGTGACGCCCGGATAGGCCTCGCGCGCCTCGCGGATATCCGCGGCGGTGAAGCGCTCGTGCACCTCGCAATGCCCGGCCCAGGTCAGGATCTCGATCCCCGGCAGCTCGGCCTGGACGTTCTGCGCCAGGTACTCGTCCGGGATCATCAGCACGCGCGGGGCGCCGAGGGACTCGACGACGGCTCTCGCGTTGCCGGAGGTGCAGCAGAGGTCCGACTCGGCCTTCACGGCGGCGGAGGTGTTGACGTAGGTCACCACCGGCACGCCGGGGTGGCGGCGGCGCAAGCTCCGCACGTCGGCCGCGGTGATCGACTCCGCCAGCGAGCAGCCCGCTTCCGGATCGGGAATCAGCACGGTCTTGCCCGGGTTCAGGATCTTGGCGGTCTCTGCCATGAAGTGGACGCCCGCCAGCACGATCACGTCGGCGTCGGTCCGGGCCGCCTCGCGGGCGAGCGCCAGGCTGTCGCCGACGATGTCCGCCACGGTGTGGAAGATCTCCGGCGCCTGGTAGTTGTGCGCCAGCACCACGGCGTTGCGCGCGCGCTTGAGCGCCTGGATCGCCGCCACGTCGTCGGCGAGGGCCGGCCACTCGATCGCCGGCACGTGGTGGCGCACCTTCTCGTAGAGGTCCGGCAGGGGCAGGGCTCCCGCCCGATCGAGGAGTGACGCGTCCATTCTCGCCTCCCGAGATATGCTCAAAATGAGCATTTACCCGGCTAGGCTAGTCCGCCGCAGAACGCTTGTCGAGATATGCAGCATCTGAGCATAAGTGCGGCGAGGCGACGCAGTACCCGCGTCCTGCCGCCCCTCGGAAGGCTCTCAGCCCGATCGGCCGGAGGGCAGCCGCAGGCCCGGGGCGGGGCGTTCGAGCAGTACCTCGCGGCGGAAGCGCATGAGTCGAGCCGGCCGCCCGCCGGTCTCGGCCGTGACGGCCTCGGTCTCCTCGACGAGGCCCTGCTGGGCGACGAGGCGGCGGAAATTCTGCTTGTGCAGGAGGATGCCCGACAGGGCCTCGACCACGCGCTGGAGCTGGCCGAGGGTGAAGGCCGGCGGCATCAGCTCGAAGACGACGGGCCGGTACTTGATCTTGCCGCGCAGGCGCCCGAGGGCGGTGGCGAGCATCCGGCGGTGGTCGAAGGCCATGGCGTGGCCGGCGACGCGGTCCGCGGCTCCCGCCTCGGGCACGAGGCCGGCCTCGAACAGCAGCTCGTAGCGCTCCAGGACCCGCTCCTCGTTCCAGCCGCTCCCGGCCGCGCCGAAGGTCAGGCCGATCCGGTCGCCGCGGCGCCGCTCCTCCTCCGGGCTCGCCGCGGCGCCGGCCCAGGCCTCGAGCCGGGCCATGATCGCGTCGAGGGCGGGCGGGCGCCCGGCCCGCCAATCCTCGTAGGGGAAGTAGCGGTACCAGCTCTGCCAGGCCGAATCGGCGGCGGGGCGCGCCTCCCGCACCAGGGCGAGATAGGCGACCGAGAGGGCGTGCCGGCCGCCCTGCGCCTCGCCGCCCGCCTCCCCGATCCCGGGCCGGCGGTTGCGGTCGCCGAATGTGTAGAGCTGCTCGACGTAGCCGAGGCTCTGGCCGGTCTGGCGCTCGACCCAGGCCCGCAGGCCCCGTTCCAGGGTCGGATGGGCCGGCTCCAGGGGACCGGCCGGCAGGCCCTCGGCCCGGCCCTCGGGCTGGCCGGGCACGGGCACGGTCAGGACCCGCGGCTCGTCCCGGGTGCCGTCCTGAGCCGCGGCCAGGGCCGCCGCCAGGATCGCCGCCGCGAGGCCGACCATGGGTGCCGACGCCCTCGGCTCCGCCTCGCTCATCGCCCTCTCTCCCCGGTTCGCCGGGGCTTTATCACGGCGCGGGCCCGGCGACAGGCCCGGTGTTAGGTCCTCGATGTCGGGATCCTCGGCGAGCCTGCCTCACCCCGCCGCGGCGAGGCCGGGCGCGCCCTGCCGGGCCGGCGCGGCGCCGGCGACCTCGCGCACCAGGAGCCAGAACAGCGCCACCAGCACGAGCGGCGTGCCGCCGAAGCCCATCATCTGCAGCGGCATCATCAGGGTCGGGGCGAGCCAGGCGAAGACCGTGACCCGGCCCGGCTCGGCGCCGGGCCGGGTCACGGTCTTCTCCGCGGCCGAGAGCCGCCAGACCAGCACCGCCGCGAGCGCGGTCAGGTCGTAGTTGAAGGCGTAAGGAGTCAGGAGCGGCGCGGCGGCGGCGAGCACGCCGGCCCGCTGCACGGGATCGCGGGTCCGCCGCACGGCCCAGATCGCCGCGGCGAGGACCGGG
The sequence above is drawn from the Methylobacterium terrae genome and encodes:
- a CDS encoding shikimate dehydrogenase, which produces MAHGQARPILLGLIGSPIAHSASPAMHEAAAEAVGLKAHYQLIDVPGADAAQLRALLSALRPIGFSGVNVTFPYKEAVLPLLDELSPGARAVGAVNTVVVRDGRLIGHNTDTTGFARALVQAFGPAPEGPVALIGAGGVGKAVAVALARFPGLEIRMVDADPAKAEAVAASLAGHAEVRVCRTVEEAVDGAKGIVNGTPVGMLPDRGTPVPPALLRPGMWVADAVYSPLWTPLLAGAARIGARTMTGRELAIHQALDAFALFTGREAPAAAMERAFDRAVAPLAA
- a CDS encoding LysR family transcriptional regulator, whose protein sequence is MLTLRQIEVARAVMVTGTIAGAARLLNVSAPGISRLMKYTETSLGIRLFDRRAGRLVPSEQARHVFEQINAVFDKVEDLRFVLERTQGGAGQDLLIGSVPSISHVMVPRAIERVRAAYPHLVIDINILKLEEAIDYLLLGKGEVVAMSYRLDHPALTFEPLARGGLFCIVPLDHPLAGRSSISAAEIVRHPLIGIDPNDPYGRIMSDIFRARGLSYGITIRARFGSTVCSLVRAGLGIAVIDQFTIAYDAFPGIRVLPIEEAPVFETWIAMKAGTALSMFAASFVRLLREEMARPGQVAADP
- the nadC gene encoding carboxylating nicotinate-nucleotide diphosphorylase, with product MPTLLPSLPALPRLLVEPVVRSALLEDLGRAGDLTTDSIVPAAARFSGAIVSREAGTVAGTDAAALAFGLLDPAVTVSVLRPDGSTVAPGEAVIALDGPARAILSAERVALNLLCRLSGVATATASLVEAARPHGRARIVCTRKTTPGLRALEKHAVRAGGGANHRFGLDDAVLIKDNHVAVAGGVAPAVRRARAGVGHLVRIEVEVDTLAQLEEALAVGADAVLLDNMTPETLRRAVAMIDGRAVSEASGRITRETVGAVAAAGVDLISAGWITHSAPIVDLGLDVA
- a CDS encoding L-aspartate oxidase — protein: MSADGIVVVGSGVAGLATALRLAPLPVTLVTAAPLGEETATAWAQGGIAAAIGPDDAPALHAADTLAAGAGLSDEGVALRVAEAGPGLVAWLSGLGLEFDRGPDGAPALGLEAAHGRRRIVKAGGDATGAAVLRTLARAAAACPSIAVVVGRATALARGSEGRVTGLVLRTNRGVVDLPARAVVLATGGLGGLYRSTTNPAGAVGSGLVLAARAGAVLRDPEFVQFHPTAIAVPGGGPLPLATEALRGEGATLVDASGGRVMAGIAGAELAPRDVVARAIARRTARGEAVFLDARRLDVARRFPTVAALCRAAGLDPAASPIPVRPAAHYHMGGIRVDGGGRASLPGLWACGEVASTGLHGANRLASNSLLEAMAFAGLVADDIRGAAPAAGRGRAPEADPTPASSSAPDARLEIRALMEAEVGLVRHEAGLARATRRLAALARAGSAEATAGLVIAAAALGRRESRGAHWRADHPEQHPPRHTEITLAQAFATADAFATADALDVSDALAAANAPGDPLPSPLEDAR
- the nadA gene encoding quinolinate synthase NadA produces the protein MDASLLDRAGALPLPDLYEKVRHHVPAIEWPALADDVAAIQALKRARNAVVLAHNYQAPEIFHTVADIVGDSLALAREAARTDADVIVLAGVHFMAETAKILNPGKTVLIPDPEAGCSLAESITAADVRSLRRRHPGVPVVTYVNTSAAVKAESDLCCTSGNARAVVESLGAPRVLMIPDEYLAQNVQAELPGIEILTWAGHCEVHERFTAADIREAREAYPGVTVLAHPECPPAVVAEADFSGSTAAMQDYVETHRPAQVVMITECAMADNLAVRNPDVAFVKPCNLCPHMKRISLRKIRRSLEGLTHEVTVPDALIAPARRAVERMLAVRP
- a CDS encoding NUDIX hydrolase, producing MSEAEPRASAPMVGLAAAILAAALAAAQDGTRDEPRVLTVPVPGQPEGRAEGLPAGPLEPAHPTLERGLRAWVERQTGQSLGYVEQLYTFGDRNRRPGIGEAGGEAQGGRHALSVAYLALVREARPAADSAWQSWYRYFPYEDWRAGRPPALDAIMARLEAWAGAAASPEEERRRGDRIGLTFGAAGSGWNEERVLERYELLFEAGLVPEAGAADRVAGHAMAFDHRRMLATALGRLRGKIKYRPVVFELMPPAFTLGQLQRVVEALSGILLHKQNFRRLVAQQGLVEETEAVTAETGGRPARLMRFRREVLLERPAPGLRLPSGRSG